One genomic window of Centroberyx gerrardi isolate f3 chromosome 15, fCenGer3.hap1.cur.20231027, whole genome shotgun sequence includes the following:
- the LOC144542378 gene encoding stonustoxin subunit beta-like, giving the protein CVCRLAGCLLTEEGCASLASALSSNPSHLRELDLSYNHPGASGVKLLSAGLEDPHWRLDSLSVDHGGVQWLKPGLRKYACELTLDPNTAHRDLFLSEDNRKVTAVMKEQPYPDHPERFEYWEQLLCRNGLTGRCYWEVKWKGWVSIGVTYRGISRRGRGDDCWLGGNEKSWSLICCDDHYSVWHNNRSTDISSPSSSDSDRVAVYLDWSAGSLSFYRVSSDTLIHIHTFHSTFTEPLYPGFGFLSGSSVSLVR; this is encoded by the exons tgtgtgtgcaggctggcaggctgtctgctcacagaggaaggctgtgcttctctggcctcagctctgagctccaacccctcccatctgagagagctggacctgagctacaatcatccaggagcctcaggagtgaagctgctctctgctggactggaggatccacactggagactggactctctcag tgtggaccatggtggagtgcagtggttgaaaccaggtctgaggaagt atgcctgtgaactcacactggacccaaacacagcacacagagacctcttcctgtctgaagacaacagaaaggtgacagcagtgatgaaagagcagccatatcctgatcacccagagagatttgagtactgggaacagctgctgtgtagaaatggtctgactggtcgctgttactgggaggtcaaGTGGAAAGGATGGGTTtctataggagtgacttacagaggaatcagtagGAGAGGAAGGGGTGATGACTGTTGgcttggagggaatgaaaagtcctggagtctgatCTGCTGTGATGATCATTACTCTGTCTGGCACAATAACAGATCAACAGACAtatcttccccctcctcctctgactctgacagagtagcagtgtatctggactggtctgctggctctctgtccttctacagagtttcctctgacacactgatccacatccacaccttccactccacattcactgaaccactctaccctgggtttgggtttttgtctggttcctcagtgtctcttgtcagatag